The following is a genomic window from Halichoerus grypus chromosome 5, mHalGry1.hap1.1, whole genome shotgun sequence.
ctaaggttttatgtgattaaaaaaaaaaaaattctgtaggaCATATGCGTGTCCGTGTGTGCACACACCCTTTTCTGTCTGTATGTAcatgtgctttataaatatacagaatatatttttttaaagattttatttatttgacagagagagatagcgagagcaggaacacaagcagggggagtgcgagagggagaagcaggtttcctgcggagcagggagcccgatgtggggctggatcccaggaccctgggatcatgacctgagccaaaggcagacgcttaacgactgagccacccaggcacccccccccccattctaaTACCTTTAGATccacttcattcattttaatggctgcTGAGTATGCAAGTACTCCATTACATACATATCCATGATTTATTTTCACTATtagtgggcatttgggttgtttcaaatTTCTTAATAGTATACAAACATTGCAATGGATATCCTTGCACATATTTCTCTGAGCATTTGTGGAAATGTTTTTGTGAGAtaaattcctcaaaatattaaaaatataaatgctgaGTTGTAGGAtataaacatttagaattttAATAGGTACTGCCAAATTACACACTAAAAAGGTTATTGCAATGTGCAAAATAGATATGAAATTGCCTTTTTTTCATAGTGCCACCAATATAGGTTACTTTCAGTCTTTGAAATATTTGTCCAGCTAAAATAacatctcagtttttaaaaacttgcatttccctaaatggtatggtatttgaatttttattatttgtacatgtttttcagatttcctctacctatcctttcccttcttttcatgGGGCTATtcatctcttatttatttatttatttattatttttaaaaaagattttatttatttatttgagagagagagagagagagagcacaagcagggggaggggcagagggagaggaagaagcagactccccactgagcagggagcccaatatggggctcaatcccaggaccctgggatcgtgacctgagctgaaggcagacacttaaccgactgagccacccaggcgtcctaacAATATATTTCTACTTATAATTTTTTGTGATACATGTTCTCATTTCCTATCCTTTACCACTCCCGCTCCCTCACTTTTGAAGCTGCTCTCTGTCAACAACAGCTTCCAGAATTCAACCTTTCTTCTCAGCTCAATAACCTCCTTCTAGCTTCTCGTTTCCCTCTCATCTTCTGCAGCTCTAGAATCTTCCATCCCAAGATACTGATCTAATTTGTCAATCAGTACTCCAATTCtggataaatttctctgtttaCTTCCTTTCCTCCAGCTTCTGAGGGTTGGCAGAGGAAGTAATAACAATGCTCCATAGTGTCATGAACTTTATACCTTCTCACTTTGGGGTCTCAGCGCATTAAACTGTCTATTTATACAGTTTTAGTCATACACTTTCCCAAATTACCCACAGCTCTATAGCTAGAACCAACACGATCTCTACCTCTTGTTCTCAGCAGTTTGACCTTATTATTACTCTTTGAGAATCAAAGCCACTGCACATGAGTTGtcaacttctctttcttccacttCAAAATGTCTGCACATTTTCTGTAAAAAGGTGTCTTGGTCTTTCTGAGACTAATACTTCCACACACAGCCCTAACCTGTCTCTTTGTCTCCCCCAGCACCAGTCTTACTTGTTTTCTTgggcatatatattttcttcatctttaatttGCCCCTTTTTACAAGTTCAGTCTGTAGACATATTTTTCTATTCCCACCCCATTCTATCCCCCATCCCAGGTACCATTTGATTACTTTTTCTTCATTGCcatatttcttgaaaaaagttgTATGCTAACTATCTGTCTATATTTACTCACTTTCTATACACTTCTCACTCACTTGAACCATGGTTTCCACTCCATCTACTCTCCTACTCTCTACTCTCCTTAGATTTGCTCCTAATGTCTGAAGATGTAGTGCTGCTGCCCAAACTCTTTTATCTTGAAATTCCTTTGGCTTCCATCGCCCCGCTCTTTCCAGAttgccttttccttcttccatcaTCTGAAGCAGgtacttctctctttctttcttttttttttctttctgtcctttaatTTCCAAAGCACGTCCATTCACATTTGATAgtacataaatattcttttacaatAGGCCAGGACATCTATGTTATCCCAATTATAGAAAAACAGATGCAAAATAGTGTTAAGAAACTTCCTTGCCTGAAATTAGAAAACtacatgtgtgcatatgtttttaaaatctctttgttCCCTTTTCATCCTTTTGGTTGAACTTTATTAATATCTGCCCTTCTTGTACTCCCCTCTCTTGTGAAAGGCATCAAATATCTAGTCACTCAGTCAAATCTCCTTCTCCttcaccatccccccacctctaGTCACCAAGGGCTAACAAGACACCTTCTAAATTTTTCTGGAATGGTTCTCTTCTCCATGAGAGTTCTCTTTTGCAAGTCCATTTCTTCATAAGTCTGACATGTGAGATTTTAATTGCTCTGCtgcagttttctcttctttagtcCATGGTGATGCCCCAGGTCTGTTTGCTTTTGTAGTTTTTGTATCATGGTCATTAAGAACAGTAGCATAAACTCAGCTCTTAGTCTCTTTCTGCTTGACAGCGATTGGTTTAAAGCGTGCATGCAAAGCTTGATATTGAGACTTAATTGCTAACAATTCCTTTAAGAGTGTAACTAGATTTTTCTTGCCTGCTGAATCAGGATGATTagtc
Proteins encoded in this region:
- the LOC118539598 gene encoding LOW QUALITY PROTEIN: SKA complex subunit 2 (The sequence of the model RefSeq protein was modified relative to this genomic sequence to represent the inferred CDS: inserted 3 bases in 2 codons; substituted 1 base at 1 genomic stop codon) codes for the protein MEAEVNKMELMFQKADSDLDYIQYRLENEIKTNHPDSAGKKNLVTLLKELLAIKSQYQALHARFKPIAVKQKETKSXVYATVXLMTMIQKLQKQTDLXASPWTKEEKTAAEQLKSHMSDL